ttagaacactccctaacaccatatacaaaaataaactcaaaatggattaaagacctaaacacaaggccaggcactataaaactcctaaaggaaaacataggaagaaccctctttgacatgaatcacagcaagatcttttttgacccacctcctagagtaatggaaataaaaactaaactaaacaaatgggatctaatgaaacttaaaagctttgcacagcaaaggaaactctaaacaagatgaaaagacgaccctcagaatgggagagaatgtttgcaaacaaatcaacaggcaaatgattaatctccaaaatatatgaacagctcgtgcagctcaatattaaaaaaccaaacaacccaatcaaaaaatgggcagaagatctaaatagacatttctccaaagaagacatacagatggccaagaggaacatgaaaagctgcacagcatcactaattattagagaaatgcaaatcaaaattataatggggtatcacctcacaccagttagaatgggcatcatcagaaaatctacaaacaacaaatactggagagggtgtggagaaaagggaaccctcctgtactgttggtgggaatgtaaattgatacagccactatggagaactgtatggaggttccttaaaatactaaaaatagaattaccatatgacccagcaatcccacaacagggcatatatccagagaaaagcataattcaaaaagccacatgcacaccaatgttcattgcagcactatttacaatagccaggtcatgggagcaacctaaatgcctgtcAACAAACGAATggattaaagaagatgtggtacatatatacacaatgcaatattactcagccataaaaaggagtgaaattgggtcatttgcagagacatggatggacctagagactgtcatacagagtgaagtaagtcagagaaaaacaaatatggtacattaacgcatatatgtggaatctagaaaaatggtacagaggaagcggtttgcaaggcagaagtagagacccagatatagagaacaaacgcacagacaccaaggggggaaagcgcgggggcagggggtggtggtgggatgaactgggagattgggattaacctatatacactaatatgtataaaatagataactagtaagaacctgctgtataaaaaaatgaaataaaattctaaaaagaaaaaatgaagaggaagggcAGAGTAGGCACACCTGGTTCCTACCTCCAGACTCACTCACCAGACAGACCACTCCATCTCCGCTGGGGTGTCACTGAGGAGTGTCCCCCCAGTGGAGCTCAGTCCACAGGGAAGGAAGCTTCCTCCACGAATCtgtcttaaaaaatattaagtaatatttttgaatatcAAGGTAAGGAAATTAAAGTGCAAAGAGATGACATACTTTACCCAATGTctcccagctagtaagtggcagaacaaAATTTAAATCAAGTCCTCTCACTTCAAATTCCTTGCATCTTGTCTCCACACCAAGCTGTCCCAGAGTACGTATAGTGGCAGAGAAACTAGAAAGGTAAAGCCAGGAGATGTGTTCGAGAGAGCATGTTCACTCTGAGATGGAGCAGCTACTGCTGACAGCTGGATATGGaggggaagacagaggaagagagtgTTGATAAATGAGCCCCTATCATCACCCGCAGTGCAGCCAGCCACACAAGGTCAGCAGAGCACCAGGAATGCCTTTCTCCCCAGGCTGGCTGTGTCGTGCATCCTTGGGTAGGACTCTCTCAGTTTCAGCTGAAACTCTGAGCTGACATCAAAACAATTCTACCAACATTGAAGCTAGAAGCCACATCAGCTTTCCAGTTCAGGGCCAGTACCTTATGAACAGCTGCAAGAGGAGATGTAAACATCGTCCTGTGGCCACACAATACGGGAAATATCAGATTAATTGCTCTTCCCTGTTTTCATGAAGCTTCCCAGTTTTCATAGCACAGCCTTGCATTTACAAAGTCTTGTTTTTTTGTCTCTTTATCATGAAAACCGGTGCGTGACTAGCCTTGCTGGAAGATGAAATGAGTAATTAAATAATTGACCACAGATTCAACAAGTCTTTGCTTGGTGTGGGAAGAAACACGGTTGTGGATGCTGAATCGTGGAACCAGAGCAAACCTGTAGGATTCTCAGGGGAAATAGTTTTCCAGATAAGTAAGTGTAAATCTTTCAAGACGTCTATGGATGTCTTCATCTGTTGTGGAATATTGCTGTCTACTATCTTGCCTTGTGTAGTGGGATGTACAAGCCCACTTGTACATCCAGTGTACAAGGCCAGCCCAGACTGGATTGCTATTTGCAGAACCGGTGGGCTAGTGGCTTCTTTGTGCAAATTCAATACATGGCCACAGGGGAAGGATTGGGGTTGTTTTGTGGCTGAGGCGAGagacagcacttttttttttaaagcatctttattggagtgtaattgctttacaatggtgtgttagtttctgctgtataacaaagtgaatcagctatacatatacatatatccccatatctcctccctcttgcgtttccctcccaccctccctatctcacccgtctaggtggtcacaaagcactgagctgatctccctgtgctatgcagctgcttcccacaagctagctattttacatttggtagtttatataagtccatgccactctctcacttcgtcccagcttacccttctccctccccgtgtcctcaagtccatgctctacatctgtgtctttattcctgtcctgcccctaggtcttcagaaccattgtttaaaaattttttttagattccgtatatatgtgttagcatacggtatttgtttttctctttctgagttgcttcactctgtatgacagactctgggtccgtccacctcactacaaataactcaatttcgtttcttcttatggctgagtaatattccattgtatatatgtgccacatcttctttatccattcatctgtctatggacacttaggttgcttccatgtcctgactattgcaaatagagctgcaatgaacattgtggtacatgactctttttgaatgatggttttctcagggtatatggccagtagtgggattgctgggtcatatggtaattctatttgtagtttgttaaggaacctccatactgttctccatagtggctgtatcaatttacattcccaccaacagtacaagaggagtcccttttctccacaccctctccagcatttattgtttgtagattttttgatgatggccattctgactgatgtgaggtgatacctcattgtagttttgatttgcatttgagAGACAGCACTTTTGATGTTGTTTGATCTGAgactctgggagggagggggccagcTGTGTGGGAACACGGAGGATGGCAGCAATGGAGTGGCATCCACagtccctcctctccccatcaGGGTTCTGAGTAGCTTTGAGTTCCCTACCTATGGAGAGAGGGCTCAGGGTGGAAGCTGAAGGAACTGTGCTCATAAACGAGTGTGTGAGAGCCTGGACCTACACGTGCAGGGCATGTGCAGAACCCTGTCCCAGCCCTGCTCAGACCAGAGGGCCACTGAGTGTCCTGAGTGCAGAGACTGGCCAGAACCCTATCAGAAGAGACTGGAAGAGCAGGCTCTTTATGAGGGCAACAGAGGCAGTGATGGGAAGCCGCCAGGGTCTGAAATAGCAGGAGAGACACTCTACGGGAAGAGAGGGTGCAGACATTCATGTAGGAGCTAAGAGTTTGGGTAATTCTGGCATTAATGACAGTGTCACCTCACCTGCACCCTCAACTGCTGATGTCCCCGTATTGATTTGTGTTTCCTGATGTGAATGGATATTTCTCTTAATTTATCACACCTTGGCTTCTCACTGATCAGAAGCAGTATCCATTCAGTCTAGTGGCAGTTTCCCATACAGGACAGTCTTTGAGCCAAGAGAATCTAAGAAGCCCTGATTTagcctctctccccttctttgGGTAGAACAGCATGTAATATCGATTCAGAAGTAAATTGGAATACtatactttaaaagaaacttttccaGAAATACTCTCCCAGTGATATCCTGAGAGAAGTTAGTCATACCTTGGAGTTCATTCAACACTGGGTcagaaatttattgtctaaaaaatacaacacaagtGATCTCCTGGCCCTCTGACCAAGATCTGGCCCTTTTCTTCACTTCTGACAAGCCAAGTGCATGAGAACTAAGATCTTGAGATGTTATCTGACCGTGGCCTTACTTAGGCGTGGCCTAGCACAGCCCCTCTGGCTGCCACCATTCTTACGTAACTGCAAATGGTCGCTGGCAAGGTTAGAGGGGCCTTCAGAATGCCTGAGATCAGAATCAGTCCCCAAGATGTGGGCCGGTTGTCATGGTGACTCTATTGtagcatcattttatttttcaactaaataaaagaaatcttCGGTCCCATCTGTTCAGTATGAGCCATTGCCTTTGGAGTCAGGACATGAGAGAGGGGCTTCAAAGAGTTGTCTACTTTGttggaaacagaaaaggaaaattgagTTGAGATTTGTTGCCTACCTCTGCTGGGTGTTTCTGCAGCAAAGGGGGCAAACTCTGTCATGGGTGCTTCATGGAGACCAAACACCCAAGTTTGTTTTCAGGGTGGAAATCAGACGTCATGACTTTAAAGGTCATCAGTCAGTCAGCAGGAAAGCTTGGTGCGTGGGGCCTGCATTCACCTCTCACCAAGCTCTGGTGACGTGAATGCAGCTGGACTCCTTCAGAACCCATAAAGGCCCCTGATTGCGGCTGTCACGTTCCCATTGCCTGAGTGTGAGGAAGCAGGCCGTGGCTAAACCAAGTTGTACAACTccttgctaaaaaaaaatagggtTGGGTGCCATTGCTTCAACTTGCATAGCACCACGCATCTCTCCTTCAGAGTACTTACTCTAGTTGatctcacgtgtgtgtgtgtgtgtgtgtgtgtgtatgtctgagaTGGCTTGCCTACTTCCCCCTCTACATTATATGCTCCATGAAGACAGATAATATTTCTTTGCCTCAGCTGTGTATCCCAAAATCTGGCGTGGTCcttgtttattgaatgaatgaatgaatgagtgaattagtAAAAAATCCTGGGGAGTATGGGGTCCTCAatttatagagaagaaaacaggcccagagaagTAACAAGTTTCCCAGGGTCATGCCTTAAGGAAGTGACAATGGGTTTTGCAAAAACCTAGACTCAAATTGTGTCCCAAAGGGAGGGGTCTTGGGTAAAACCAAGCGAGATGTTGCCTTGTCTGCATCCCCCACCTCCACAGTTCCCACAGCTCTTAAACGGCAAAAGGCCAGAAATGCCATGGGAGCCACTGCTTTGATTTCTTAGGACTCCTGCTCTGCCCCTGGGGCCAAATTATCACAGACAGAGAATGAGGCCTCACAGCCTTAGCTTTGGATTTCAGGTTTGTCTGGCTGTAGACCCTGTGTTTCATTAACAGGTGTTTCTGGTTTGTGTTCTCTCATTCTCTAGAATGTTGTTTTCTACAGTTCCATACCCAGAGGAGGTTGGAGTCTGTTTTGTAATTATGCTTACAGTCTCTCCATTGCCCAAggtatttctgtgtcttctgagcataaaaagaaaacaacgaAAAACCTATTAGACAAACAGTGGCACTTGTCAGTGATGCTCTCTCTACCCTGTGTCCACTTGAGAGGTTAACCGATTCACCACATGGTGGCCTTCTTCTATTTAGGAACAGAGTGCCCTACAGATCAGGGAGTGGGGGGCACAGGGCCCAGGATAGAAGAGTCAAGGAGGGAACTTACCAGAAGTGTGGGGACCACAGAGGAAGCTTGGCTGCTTTTCTGGCTTCTGGCTAGGCCTTTACCTGCAATCGCCCAAGGGCAGAAGGAGGCACAAAACTGAAAGGCCTCTCCTCCCATGGCTCAAGGCTGGGCCTGAGGCCCTTGGACCTGTCCTCTTCCGATCCTGACCCTTCTTCTCAAGGAGACCTTTCTATGCCTGCTTATCCAGGGGCCCCAGAAGTTCCTCTGATGTCTCAGCCTCCCTCCTCACGGGTCTACACACACCTCCACTTATGAGGGCCACAGTGCTCTCTCTGCCACCTCTCAGGGAGCATTTGTCACCGTGAAACAGAATTGCCCCTAGCCCATGGGCAGGCTGCACGGGATTCCAGGGGTCCAGGCAAAAAGAAGAGGGTCACATTCACCCATTTGAAAGCTGTTCCTTGACCCCTTTCATTTTCCCCAATTCCCACCCACACCACCCCAACTGCTACCTACCCCTTCTACTCATTTGACCTCTCCTTCTTCTGGACAAATGACTGATTATAGAGATGGTCCccaagcccgtgctcagcaagcAAATGATGAGAATGGTCATCCTGGAAGGAATCACAGACAGCATCCGCGTCCCTTGGAAGACACCATCTTTTGGTTCTCTGCCCAGGATGCCCTTTTCTGAGACCcgtcccctctccctgcccctgctcTCGCCCGGTTCCAGCAACCCCTGGCGACCTGGATTCCTTCAGAGCACCCGTCTCCTCCAGACCACACTTGATTGGACCTGCGGTGGGTGTCTGACCAAGCTGGGCCCAGCCCCCTCCTCGGGGACTAACATGGGACTGGAAGTGGGAGGATGCAGTCTCAGGCTGGCGAGTCTCTTGAACGGGGGGAAAATAAACTCGGCAGCTAGAAATGGATTATCTTCTCCTATggcaaaaatgaaatataaaagggcagtggggagagagaggaagcaaacaCACATAAGCGTAGCAGATTAGAGATGGAGATAAATCCTGATGACATTCAGACCCTTTCTCAGGGCTACCACATCCCTGCCCTCTCATTTCATCAGTCATTGCTCTCTCCTTATGAAGAATTTCCCCCTTTAGCTAAAATAGCCAGAGAGCATTCTTGCTGCTTGTGATCAAGAGTCCTAAACTATATTCTTTTGAAAGGAAGCAAATAGTCACACTGAAGACAGTTCAGGACGAGAAACAATACACTGCTGAAAAGGAGCAGGTGCAAACCCACTGTCATGTTGTGTTGTTCCTGCCCACCCAAAGTCTGCTTGTCTCCTAAAGTCATGACTCACCTGGAGTGATCTGCCTTGTGGACAACTTCGGAAGAACTGCAGCTTCTGTTCTGGTTGCCTGATAGGTCTGTGTCAGAAAGGATTTGTTGAGAGTCAAATAAGGCCCATCCCCAGGCCCTTCCTTTGCCTTCTGCATCTCTGCACCTCTGCCTGCCATTCCCTCAGTCTCCAGAGAATTAGTGCCCTGGGTGACTGCTGGGTCAAGTCCAGCTGTTTATGGGTGCCCTGCACAGGGCAGAGGTGGAGGGAACAAGCAGGGCTGTAATCCAGCCCTTCTACTCGTTTGCCAAACCATGCACCTTGCCACTGGGCTCCATGCACCTGGAGGAAGGGGCATCTTTTCCAGATTTGCACAAATGCGCTGTGTTGACTAGATATGGCCTGTGGTTAGAGAGTGCCAGGCTGCGTGCCAGTCCTATCCTTAAGGAACTGATCAGTAGGTAACATAATTACCACATCATGCTTATGACAGCCACCAAAACCCAATGGGAGAAGGGCCACTATGGCCACCCACATTGCCACCTGTGATAAgactggggtgtgtgtgggggtgtctGTGTTTCATTTAAACTAAGGAGCACACTTAGGTGGGACTTCTCTCATCCTGAGACTAAAACTCAGGACAGACTACACAGTTAAGTAAAAGCAGAACCACACAAAGTAGAAACACTGCAGGCGTGAAGGGTATCACACATTCAGCAAGAGGCTTGCTGAACAAATAACCAGTTGGTCAAGTGTGAGCAAGGCCCTCTAGCACCAGGAGGAGGCTTCCCGGAGCTTCCCTTAAGTCCTCTGTTTTCCTACAGACACTGTGCTCTGGACTGCACTAGAAAAAGACATCCCttctagaaatggaaataatgagaagccacaggaggaaaagaagaagaaaagaaagatagtACTTTCCATAAACAGTGTGCCTGAGAGAGGTTTTCAGCGTTGGACAGAAGGATTTGGGGGAGCATCTGGAGACCCTATGCCTTCGCCCTGGCCCAAAGGAGCAACACACTGGCTTATACAGACTTACCCCTCCAGGCTACTCCACCCACACCCTTCCGGCAGCTTCCTGGTGCAAACTGTACTCCTTAAAAGAAAGCACTGACCTCTTGGACCATATTTATCCCtgtaaattatgaaattatttaaGTGGACAGTTTTTGAGGGTGCTTGTCTGGGTGCttagaccacttttttttttttttctttttttctttttttttttttgcggtacgcggacctctcactgctgtggcctctcccgttgcggagcacaggctccggacgcgcaggctcagcggccatggctcacgggcccagccgccccgcggcatgcgggatcttcccggaccggggcatggacccacgtcccctgcatcggcaggcggactctcaaccactgcgccaccaggggagcccttagACCACATTTTACAGCCTCAGTCACGCCTCAAGAAGTGAATCTTCAAGATTCTAGACCGGCAAGGTAATGCTCTCGCACCTGTCAGCCTCCCAAGTTCCATCTGCCAGATGGCTGTGAGGAGAGAGAGGTGCCAAGAGCAGCCCAGGGCAATGGaccctcctcttccccaaatTCCAAGTCAGTGGTCAGCATCATCAGCAGCTATCCTActatggagggaaggaggggccaGGTTACCCCAGAGAACCTAGGGGGAGCCCGAGTGTTTGCTCTCTGAGTATTTACCACACCAGCTAACAGGTACTGCTGTGGGGTACCCGCAGCTGGACCCCCAACAGGCTCTTACCTCTCCCAGACCAAAAATTGTTGGCGAGGGCTCTTCTGTTGTCAGTGACAACCAGCTCTGTAAAATCCATGTCATCCCCGGCAAAGTCCCGCTGGATGCTGCACCAGTACCAGCCCATATCCTCCTCGGTCAGGCAGGACACAGTGACAATAAGCTGGTTTCCTGTGTCCCTCAGGGCCATGCGGTCAGTGCTGCTGGGGGTGAAGGCAATGATGTTGCAATAGTCCCGGAAATAACCTCGGCACCAGTATTTGGGGTGGTCCTTATAGTGGGCATCGTAGTTGCAGATGGCAGAAGATGTGTCCAGCACAAAGATTTCCTTGACCTTTTCATCCATGACCATAGCATCTGTGAAAACACACATAGACAAACACTATTGTTCTTTTAAACACATTGTAGTTCCTGCACCCTGGAGGAAAATTAATTAAAGCATTGGAGGCCGATTTTTGCCTGCTTTGGGGTTGGcaactgttatgggctgaatagtgtccccctaaaatttatACGTTGACGTGTTAACCACCCAGTACTTTAGAATGTGACTACGTTTGGATTTA
The genomic region above belongs to Phocoena sinus isolate mPhoSin1 chromosome 1, mPhoSin1.pri, whole genome shotgun sequence and contains:
- the ADORA3 gene encoding adenosine receptor A3 isoform X1; the encoded protein is MSPGRLHLESEMPVNSTAVSLVSTTYITVEILIGLCAIVGNVLVIWVVKLNPSLQNTTFYFIVSLALADIAVGVLVMPLAIVISLGVTIHFHGCLLMTCLLLIFTHASIMSLLAIAVDRYLRVKLTVRSRIPKSPGSIWSSQLKADFLPVMRLFILLSLTVFSDAMVMDEKVKEIFVLDTSSAICNYDAHYKDHPKYWCRGYFRDYCNIIAFTPSSTDRMALRDTGNQLIVTVSCLTEEDMGWYWCSIQRDFAGDDMDFTELVVTDNRRALANNFWSGRDLSGNQNRSCSSSEVVHKADHSRMTILIICLLSTGLGTISIISHLSRRRRGQMSRRGKGLARSQKSSQASSVVPTLL